The Xenorhabdus poinarii G6 nucleotide sequence TATCTTGCTGAGTATCGCCTTGCCTTTCTTCCAGTTTAGCGATCACAGCCGTGGAGATACTGTTACCAATCACGTTAGTCGCTGTACGCCCCATATCAAAAAATTGGTCAATCGCGAGAATAAGTAAGATCCCCGCTTCAGGCAAACTGAACATCGGCAATGTCGCCGCAACAACAACGACCGAAGCACGTGCAACGCCAGCCATGCCTTTGCTGGTAATCATCAATGTCAACATAATCAATATTTGCTCGGCAATACTCAGATCGATATTGTAAGCCTGCGCGATAAACAATACAGCGAAAGACTGATACATCATCGAGCCATCCAGGTTAAAAGAGTAACCCAGTGGTAATACGAAACTGGAGATTTTTTTCGGCACGCCAAAGCGATCCAGTGCATTCATGGTTTTGGGATAAGCGGATTCACTACTGGCTGTCGCAAAAGCCAGTGTCGCAGGTTCCCGAATTAACTTCATCAGAGAAAACAGACGATGACCGAGGAAGAAGAACCCGATAGCAGCCAAAATTGCCCAAAGTAACAATAACCCAAGATAAAATAGCCCGATAAGTTTACCGTAATCATAAAGTAAACTCAGCCCTTGTACAGTAACGGCGGAGGCTATCGCGGCAAATACCGCAATCGGCGCAAACGACATCACGTAATCAGTGATGCGGAACATAATACGCCCCAAATCTTCAATCAGGATCACGATGGGGCTTATTTTCTGACTTTTATGATTGATGTAAGAAAGTGCTGTCCCAAAAAAGAGGGAAAAAACCAGGATCTGTAAAATTTCATTATTCGCCATCGCTTGAACAAAACTACTTGGAAAGATGTGGCTGATAAAGTTTTTTAGCGAAAACCCACTGGTATTCAGGCCGGTATTGACGTCTTCTTGCTGTACAAGAACCAGATTAAGCCCGACACCGGGTTGAAATAGATTCACCATTAACATACCGATACCAAGTGAGACTAATCCTGCGATAACAAACCATACCATCGCTTTCACCGTAATACGCCCTACGGAAGAGGAACCTCCGATTGAGATTAACCCCATCACAATGGTGGCAAAAACAAGTGGTGCGATGATCATTTTAATCAAACGCAGAAAAACATCGGTGATGATATTAATATAGGAAGCAACGTCTTTTGTCTGGTTGGCATCAAGATAATGATGAAATCCCCAACCTGTTATAATACCAAGCAAGATGGCGATGATGATTTGCTGCATGAGCCTTTGTTTGTTCATTATAACCTCTTATTTTTTGTCGATATTAAAGGCGATCCAAATAAATATTTACATTTTTTTAACCTTTAATAAAATGCAAATTAAAAATGTGACATGCAGAAAATGCATGAATAGGTAATATCACAGTGTTGAATTCATTCAATCATCAATTTCACCATTTCTTTTTTAAAATGATCGGTAAGTTTCCATCGTTATTTTCGTTTCATAAAGACACCTGTGTTAAGGTTTTCTCAAAGTGCCCGAATTTATCCGCTTAAATCCTTTTTTGAATACAGCGTTGAGTAAAGTGCAATAATCGTTATTGTTTTATATAACCATTGGAATATTAAAAACGTCTAATAAAACCGTATTAAATTAATAGGTACATAAGAGAAGAAAAACATGCATGATATTGAAATTAAAGAAATTAAAGCGTGCGGAAATTATAATGATGGGCTGATTGCGCTATTAATTGATTGTGTTGATGGCGGCGCCTCTATTGGCTTTATTGCTCCGCTGAAAAGAGAGCGGGCAACTGAATATTGGAATGATGTGGATGCCCGGCTTAAAATCGGGGATTGCCGCCGCCTGATTGCGCTGAAAGATGCAGAGATTATTGGCAGTATTCAGATTGGGCTAACCAAAAAAGATAACGGTAAACATCGGGGTGAAATAGAGAAACTCATGGTGAAAAGCATGTGTCGCTCAGCGGGAATTGGAACACAGCTTATGTCAAAAACCGAGGCGTTATCGACAAATCTCGGTCTAAGATTATTAGTGCTAGATACCAGAGAGGGAGATGTATCAGAAAAGCTATATGCAAAACGCGGTTTCACGCGCGTAGGGGTTATTCCTGGTTTTGCATTGAGCTCAAATGGCAACTATGTGGGTACGGTGATTTATTATAAAGAAATCGATTTACATTAAGGGACACCGCCTACTTTAGGCTGTAGTGCCAATCTTGAATATGTTTTTCCGAATAAAATGCCTATAGATACCATAGGGGCGCCCAACGAGGCCTGCAATGCAAGAGAAAAAGAGAATACTTTTGAGCACTTGCTCTAATGATGCACCACTCATTGTAAGGTTCGCAATATACAATGGCATTTCAAAAGACAAGTAGGCCAAAGTATCTACAAGATAAGGTTTTAGACCTTTATCCGAATTCGTCAAATTGAATTTCTTAAATATCCAATCTCGCCAGATACCAAATGGCCTTGCCGTGGTAGTGATAATGAATAAGCCAATAAAACGCGCGTGCAGATGAGTTGCGAAACTCATTTGTGCAAAACCCAGTTCAATTGGAATTGAGATAAAATAACAAAAAGTATTTAATGCAATAATATCAGCAAAGAAATTGATTTTTCTTTTGCTTGATTGTGGACTGGCTTCGACTTCCATAACAGTACATCTCCATTATCAATAATTCCTTTACAATTCCAAACTAACACTAAAACAAAAAATTCACAAGCCATTAAATTGGATTTTAAATCCCATCATGCCTCTATGTTCAATGCAATACTTTGACTAACACCATTAAGATGGAATTTTATATTATTTAGCTATCCTACAGGGAAGGTATTTTTTTGACACATGGTAATAAAATCCAAAAAAGCGCATCAATTTTAACTCTTGATAGGGCGTGTAAGCCGGACCCTATTTTTAAGTATGCAACATAAATGTTGATATTTTTTTAACTTTGAATTAACTTACTTGGAACGATCATTCCAAAAGGTATATAAAATATGCGAATAAAGGAATTTGACACCGATAAGATTGTAGAAGCTGCCATGCAGGTTTTTTGGCTACGGGGTTATGCAGGAACATCTATACAGGATTTAGTTGAAGGGACTGGCTTATCGAGAAGCAGTCTATACAACACGTTCGAAAATAAGTATGGGCTTTATCAGAAAGCACTGGAACATTATTCTACAATCACAGCCGCTAACATAGAACTTATTGCGGGAGAAGGAACCGCTAAGGAATCAATTCGCAAACTACTTTTAAGTATTGCGGAGGATGAGCTATCCGACTCTCTCATGCGAGGCTGCATGGTTGCAAATGCATCATTAGAATTAGCCGGACATGATACAACTATCGCAGACTTGGTGCTATACAATTTGAAACGGCTACAAAAGGCACTTGAAAAGCGTATTCAGGCAGGACAACTTGCCGGAGAGATTTCAAAAGAAAAGAATGCTTCTGCTTTAGCGTATTTTTTTGTAAACACAATACAGGGCTTAAGAATAATGGGCAAAGGTTGCTCTGTTCAAGAGCGTCAGCGCTGTCTACATGATGTCATTAACATTGCATTGGAAACATTGTAACTCGTCTACCGCAGTATGTAAGACCCGGTTTTTATTTACTTCATTTTGGAACGATCATTCCAAATTAATATTGAAAGGAAATTTTTATGACGACGCAAAAACAACTCAAAATTGCAGTACTAGGAACGGGCTTAATGGGATCACCAATAGCCAGAAATCTACAGAAAAAAGGATTTTTAGTTCATGCATGGAATCGAACGATAACAAAAGCACTACCGCTTCAAACAGAAGGAATTCAGGTTTTTAATACGCCTGCGGATACTGTTCGAGATGCAGACATCATCATCACCGTTCTCAAAGATGGAATGAACGTACAGCAGGTGTTAGAAGGGGCTGCATCGACTATTCGTAAAGGCACTATTTTGCTACAGCTAAGTACTATTGGAGTCGAAGCGGCAACTTCTCTAGGTGCTTTAGCTGAAAAAATAGGTTTGATTTACTACGATGCCCCTATTCAAGGTACCAAGCAACCCGCTGAATTAGCTCAATTGGTCATTCTTGCCTCTGGCCCGATAGATAAACGTACTGAAGTTCAACCTGTTTTTGATGCTATCGGTAAAAAGACTATCTGGGTATCAGAGCAAGAGGGAGCAAGCAGTTGCCTCAAACTTGCCTTAAATAGCTGGGTATTTTCATTGACACATGGGATTGCTGAAAGCCTGACCTTAGCCAAAGGATTAGGAATCGACCCACAGTTAGTTGTTGATGTAATTAAAGGTGGCCCAATGGATAGCGTATTTTTCCAAAGCAAAGCCGCCGCCATGTTATCAGATGATTACACCGTAAGCTTTAGCATTGAAAATGCGGTAAAAGATGCTCAATTAGTCGTTGATGCGGCTAAACAATTTAATCTACAAATTGACGGTGCAAATGTCAGCCTTACCCGATTTGAACATGCTCTTAAAGCAGGTCATGGCGACAAAGATATGGCCGCAACCTATATAATTTAATTGTTTGAGAGCGTTAATGCATGAGTAATCTAAATCAAGTAAATACAGCATTTGAATATGATGTAAACTCGAATAAGCTGCCTGTTTGGAAATTATTGGCTTTTACAATAGCTGGATTTTTAACTATCTTAACGGAGACGATACCTGCTGGATTATTACCGCAGATTAGTGAAGGGTTAAATGTATCCGAAATTCAGGCTGGTCAGCTTGTTACTTTTTATGCTCTTGGTTCGGTCTTAGCGGCAATCCCTATTGTTGCTGTAACACGTAATTTAAATCGTCGGCTTTTGTTCTTATGTGCGATTGGTGGATTATTAGTATTCAATTCAATTACTGCAATATCTACAGATTACGTTCTTACTTTAGTGGCTCGTTTTATCGCGGGTATGGCGGCGGGTGTTATATGGGGATTATTTGCAGGTTACGCTCGTCGTTTAGTT carries:
- a CDS encoding dicarboxylate/amino acid:cation symporter, producing the protein MNKQRLMQQIIIAILLGIITGWGFHHYLDANQTKDVASYINIITDVFLRLIKMIIAPLVFATIVMGLISIGGSSSVGRITVKAMVWFVIAGLVSLGIGMLMVNLFQPGVGLNLVLVQQEDVNTGLNTSGFSLKNFISHIFPSSFVQAMANNEILQILVFSLFFGTALSYINHKSQKISPIVILIEDLGRIMFRITDYVMSFAPIAVFAAIASAVTVQGLSLLYDYGKLIGLFYLGLLLLWAILAAIGFFFLGHRLFSLMKLIREPATLAFATASSESAYPKTMNALDRFGVPKKISSFVLPLGYSFNLDGSMMYQSFAVLFIAQAYNIDLSIAEQILIMLTLMITSKGMAGVARASVVVVAATLPMFSLPEAGILLILAIDQFFDMGRTATNVIGNSISTAVIAKLEERQGDTQQDTRHGEIAREDV
- a CDS encoding GNAT family N-acetyltransferase; translated protein: MHDIEIKEIKACGNYNDGLIALLIDCVDGGASIGFIAPLKRERATEYWNDVDARLKIGDCRRLIALKDAEIIGSIQIGLTKKDNGKHRGEIEKLMVKSMCRSAGIGTQLMSKTEALSTNLGLRLLVLDTREGDVSEKLYAKRGFTRVGVIPGFALSSNGNYVGTVIYYKEIDLH
- the alaE gene encoding L-alanine exporter AlaE; the protein is MEVEASPQSSKRKINFFADIIALNTFCYFISIPIELGFAQMSFATHLHARFIGLFIITTTARPFGIWRDWIFKKFNLTNSDKGLKPYLVDTLAYLSFEMPLYIANLTMSGASLEQVLKSILFFSCIAGLVGRPYGIYRHFIRKNIFKIGTTA
- a CDS encoding NAD(P)-dependent oxidoreductase, with the translated sequence MTTQKQLKIAVLGTGLMGSPIARNLQKKGFLVHAWNRTITKALPLQTEGIQVFNTPADTVRDADIIITVLKDGMNVQQVLEGAASTIRKGTILLQLSTIGVEAATSLGALAEKIGLIYYDAPIQGTKQPAELAQLVILASGPIDKRTEVQPVFDAIGKKTIWVSEQEGASSCLKLALNSWVFSLTHGIAESLTLAKGLGIDPQLVVDVIKGGPMDSVFFQSKAAAMLSDDYTVSFSIENAVKDAQLVVDAAKQFNLQIDGANVSLTRFEHALKAGHGDKDMAATYII
- a CDS encoding TetR/AcrR family transcriptional regulator, giving the protein MRIKEFDTDKIVEAAMQVFWLRGYAGTSIQDLVEGTGLSRSSLYNTFENKYGLYQKALEHYSTITAANIELIAGEGTAKESIRKLLLSIAEDELSDSLMRGCMVANASLELAGHDTTIADLVLYNLKRLQKALEKRIQAGQLAGEISKEKNASALAYFFVNTIQGLRIMGKGCSVQERQRCLHDVINIALETL